Proteins encoded in a region of the Vitis riparia cultivar Riparia Gloire de Montpellier isolate 1030 chromosome 7, EGFV_Vit.rip_1.0, whole genome shotgun sequence genome:
- the LOC117919355 gene encoding probable indole-3-acetic acid-amido synthetase GH3.1, whose protein sequence is MAVDSGLSSPLGPPACEKDAKALQFIEEMTRNPDQVQEKILAEILSQNGETEYLQRFKLAGATDRDTFKSKVPVVTYEDLQPDIQRIANGDRSPILCSHPISEFLTSSGTSAGERKLMPTIHEEWDRRQKLYSLLMPVMNLYVPGLDKGKGLYFLFVKSETKTPSGLVARPVLTGYYRSEHFKKRPYDPYNVYTSPDEAILCVDSFQSMYAQMLCGLLMHKEVLRVGAVFASGLLRAIRFLQVHWQQLAHDISTGILNPKITDPSVREGLAGILKPSQELADFIIQECSGGNWERIITRIWPNTKYLDVIVTGAMAQYIPTLDYFSGGIPLACTMYASSECYFGLNLKPMSKPSEVSYTIMPNMGYFEFLPHDPSAPPLSRDSPPRLVDLADVEVGKEYELVITTYAGLCRYRVGDILQVTGFHNSAPQFQFIRRKNVLLSIDSDKTDEAELQKAVENASLLLREFNTSVVEYTSFADTKTIPGHYVVYWELLVKDPSNSPTDTVLKQCCLAMEESLNTVYRQGRVADNSIGPLEIRVVKSGTFEELMDYAISRGASINQYKVPRCVNFTPIMELLDSRVLSTYFSPAAPHWTPERRRTD, encoded by the exons ATGGCAGTTGATTCCGGTCTGTCGTCTCCTCTTGGCCCTCCTGCATGTGAGAAAGATGCGAAGGCGCTGCAGTTCATAGAGGAGATGACCAGGAATCCTGACCAGGTTCAGGAAAAGATTTTGGCCGAGATTTTGTCACAAAATGGTGAGACTGAGTACCTTCAGAGGTTCAAACTCGCCGGAGCAACCGACCGGGACACCTTCAAATCCAAGGTCCCAGTGGTTACTTATGAGGATCTGCAGCCAGATATTCAGCGTATTGCTAATGGAGATCGCTCTCCAATCTTGTGTTCTCACCCCATCTCTGAGTTCCTTACCAG TTCTGGGACTTCTGCTGGTGAGAGGAAGCTTATGCCAACGATTCATGAAGAGTGGGATCGTCGCCAGAAACTTTACAGCCTTCTCATGCCAGTGATGAACCT TTATGTGCCGGGTCTGGACAAAGGCAAGGGTCTGTACTTCTTGTTTGTGAAGTCGGAGACGAAGACCCCTAGTGGGTTAGTGGCACGTCCGGTGCTGACCGGCTACTACCGTAGCGAGCATTTCAAGAAGAGGCCATATGACCCCTACAATGTTTACACCAGCCCTGACGAGGCCATTCTTTGCGTTGACTCCTTCCAGAGCATGTATGCTCAGATGCTCTGTGGTCTCTTAATGCACAAAGAAGTCCTCCGAGTCGGTGCCGTCTTTGCCTCTGGCCTACTCAGAGCAATCCGGTTCTTGCAGGTCCACTGGCAACAGCTCGCTCATGACATCTCCACTGGAATCTTAAACCCTAAAATCACAGACCCTTCCGTCCGGGAAGGCTTGGCCGGTATTCTGAAGCCTAGCCAAGAGCTCGCTGACTTCATCATCCAGGAGTGCTCAGGAGGAAACTGGGAACGAATTATTACAAGAATTTGGCCCAACACCAAGTATCTGGACGTGATTGTTACGGGCGCTATGGCACAGTACATTCCCACTCTTGATTACTTTAGTGGTGGCATACCACTAGCTTGCACCATGTACGCATCTTCTGAGTGCTACTTTGGTCTCAACCTCAAGCCAATGAGCAAGCCTTCAGAGGTTTCTTACACCATCATGCCAAACATGGGTTACTTCGAGTTCCTCCCACATGACCCATCTGCTCCGCCTCTCTCTCGTGACTCGCCTCCCCGCCTAGTGGATCTTGCGGATGTAGAAGTTGGGAAAGAGTATGAGCTAGTGATCACAACCTACGCAGGGCTGTGTCGTTACAGAGTGGGAGACATCCTCCAAGTCACTGGGTTCCACAACTCAGCCCCACAATTCCAGTTCATTAGGAGAAAGAACGTGTTGCTGAGCATTGACTCAGACAAGACCGACGAGGCGGAGCTGCAAAAGGCAGTGGAGAACGCTTCGTTGCTCCTGCGCGAGTTCAACACCAGCGTGGTGGAGTACACCAGCTTCGCGGACACGAAAACAATCCCAGGACACTATGTTGTTTACTGGGAATTACTGGTGAAGGACCCATCAAACTCACCAACTGACACCGTCCTGAAACAGTGCTGCCTAGCCATGGAAGAGTCACTCAACACAGTCTACAGACAAGGGCGAGTGGCGGACAACTCCATCGGACCACTGGAGATAAGGGTGGTGAAAAGCGGCACATTTGAAGAGCTCATGGACTACGCCATCTCCAGAGGCGCCTCCATCAACCAGTACAAGGTCCCAAGGTGTGTAAACTTCACACCCATCATGGAACTCCTCGATTCCAGAGTCCTCTCAACCTACTTCAGCCCAGCTGCCCCCCACTGGACCCCAGAGCGACGACGTACGGACTGA